In one Cupriavidus taiwanensis genomic region, the following are encoded:
- the petA gene encoding ubiquinol-cytochrome c reductase iron-sulfur subunit produces the protein MSDQQDVKSVDKGRRNWLIATSVAGGVGGVAVAVPFVSTFAPSEKAKAAGAPVEADIGALKPGEMMTVEWRGKPVWIMRRTEEQLASLKKTGGEVADPNSDIPFTMQTPEYCKNETRSRPEHKDVLVVVGICSHLGCSPSGPFAPGANPQLGTDPGFLCPCHGSTFDLAGRVFKNKPAPQNLDVPPYQFLSESKIVIGKDEKGEA, from the coding sequence ATGAGTGACCAGCAAGACGTGAAGAGCGTGGATAAAGGTCGCCGCAATTGGTTGATCGCGACATCCGTCGCTGGCGGCGTCGGAGGCGTGGCGGTAGCGGTTCCTTTCGTCAGTACCTTTGCACCATCGGAGAAGGCCAAGGCCGCGGGTGCCCCAGTTGAGGCGGATATCGGCGCCCTGAAGCCGGGCGAGATGATGACCGTCGAGTGGCGCGGCAAACCGGTCTGGATCATGCGGCGCACGGAGGAGCAACTGGCGTCGCTGAAGAAGACGGGCGGCGAAGTGGCCGATCCCAATTCCGATATCCCTTTCACCATGCAGACGCCCGAGTACTGCAAGAACGAAACCCGTTCGCGTCCCGAGCACAAGGACGTGCTGGTGGTAGTGGGTATTTGTTCCCATCTCGGCTGTTCCCCGTCGGGCCCCTTCGCACCCGGTGCCAATCCTCAGCTCGGCACTGATCCCGGTTTCCTCTGCCCCTGCCACGGATCGACCTTCGATCTGGCCGGGCGCGTCTTCAAGAACAAGCCGGCTCCGCAGAATCTCGATGTTCCCCCCTACCAGTTCCTGTCCGAAAGCAAGATCGTGATCGGCAAGGACGAGAAAGGAGAAGCCTGA
- the mscL gene encoding large conductance mechanosensitive channel protein MscL, which translates to MGMISEFRTFAVRGNVIDLAVGVIIGAAFGKIVDSVVNDLIMPLVGRVVGKLDFSSLFIVLSDPPPGTPLTLDALKKAGVPVFAYGNFLTIVVNFVILAFIIFLMVRAFNRMRAEEPAPPPAAPPEEVALLREIRDSLKVR; encoded by the coding sequence ATGGGCATGATCTCGGAATTCAGAACCTTCGCCGTACGCGGCAACGTCATCGACCTGGCTGTCGGTGTGATCATTGGCGCGGCGTTCGGCAAGATCGTGGATTCGGTGGTCAACGACCTGATCATGCCGTTGGTGGGCCGTGTTGTGGGCAAGCTGGATTTCTCCAGCCTGTTCATTGTTCTGTCGGATCCCCCTCCCGGGACACCGCTGACGCTCGATGCCCTGAAGAAGGCCGGCGTACCGGTGTTTGCCTATGGCAATTTCCTGACCATCGTCGTCAACTTCGTCATCCTGGCCTTCATCATCTTTCTGATGGTGCGCGCCTTCAACCGGATGCGCGCCGAAGAACCGGCGCCGCCTCCCGCTGCCCCGCCCGAGGAAGTGGCGCTGCTGCGTGAAATCCGGGACAGCCTGAAGGTCCGCTGA
- a CDS encoding Nif3-like dinuclear metal center hexameric protein has protein sequence MKTKELELYLNDLLEVSRYKDYCPNGLQVQGRSEITHVVTGVTASLALVDAAVEAGADAILVHHGYFWKNEDARVVGQKHARLKRLLGADINLFAYHLPLDNHPEFGNNAQLGLQLGFTPTGRFSDDQLCWTGTLPAPMPLAALAAHVGGVLGREPLAIGAPEQMIRTVGWCTGGAQGYFDAAVAAGVDAYLSGEVSEQTTHLARESGVAYLAAGHHATERYGIRSLGAHVAERFGLRHTFIDIPNPV, from the coding sequence ATGAAAACAAAAGAGCTTGAATTGTACTTGAACGACCTGTTGGAAGTTTCCCGCTACAAGGACTATTGTCCCAATGGGCTGCAAGTGCAAGGTCGCTCGGAGATCACACATGTGGTGACCGGGGTGACGGCAAGCCTGGCGCTGGTCGATGCCGCGGTCGAGGCGGGCGCCGACGCCATCCTCGTGCATCACGGCTATTTCTGGAAAAACGAGGATGCGCGCGTGGTGGGGCAGAAGCATGCGCGCCTGAAGCGCCTGCTCGGGGCCGATATCAATTTGTTCGCCTACCACCTGCCCCTGGATAATCACCCGGAATTCGGCAACAACGCGCAACTTGGCCTGCAGCTAGGTTTCACTCCCACCGGCCGCTTCAGCGACGATCAGCTGTGCTGGACCGGCACGCTGCCCGCGCCGATGCCGCTTGCCGCGCTGGCTGCGCATGTCGGCGGCGTGCTCGGGCGGGAACCGCTGGCGATCGGCGCGCCGGAGCAGATGATCCGCACCGTTGGCTGGTGCACGGGCGGGGCGCAGGGGTATTTCGATGCCGCAGTGGCCGCCGGCGTCGACGCCTATCTGAGCGGCGAAGTTTCGGAGCAGACCACGCACCTGGCGCGCGAGAGCGGCGTGGCCTATCTGGCGGCGGGCCATCATGCGACCGAGCGCTATGGCATTCGGTCGCTGGGCGCGCATGTAGCCGAACGCTTTGGCCTGCGCCATACCTTTATTGATATTCCGAATCCGGTCTGA